The nucleotide window AGGGTGCCCGGCAGGTGCGTCAGACCTGGCCGGAGGCACATTTCGTGTTCCTCGCCCCGCCGACCTGGGAGGAACTGCTGCATCGCCAGGCGATCCGCAACACCGAGGATCCCGCCGAACGCGAGCGCCGATTGCAGACCGCGCGTCAGGAGATGGCGGCCCAGGACGAGTTCGACCAGACGATCGTCAACACCGAGGTTGGGCAGGCCGTCGCCGACTTGGTAGGCTTACTGGGCCTTTGACTTCCGGGCGCGCTTTGGCGTGCCTTCACCTCAGGTGACAGCACCTCAGGCGACCAGGACAGTCCACCCATCCCGTTTCGAAGGGGCATCTTGACCGAGAACCAGACTGCCTTCCAGGGCATCAACAACCCGCCGATCGACGAACTGCTGACCAAGGCCGATTCGAAGTACCGGCTGGTGTTGTTCGCCGCCAAGCGAGCCCGGCAGATCAACGCCTACTACTCCCAGCTCGGCGAGGGCCTGCTGGAGCACGTCGGCCCGCTGGTCGAGACCGGCGTCCAGGAGAAGCCGCTGTCGATCGCGCTGCGCGAGGTCAACGCCGGCGTGCTGAACTGCATCGAGGGCGAGGAGGGCGACACCGACGGCGAGCAGCCGAGTCTGTCCGCGGTCGAGGACGGGCTGAGCGTCGACGAGGTCCCCACCCCGACCTTTGACGACACCCCGCCCAGCGCCTGACGCTCGATGAGCCGGATCCTGCTGGGCGTCTCCGGTGGCATCGCCGCCTACAAGGCGGCGGAGTTGCTGCGTCGCCTCAAGGAATCCGGCGACCAGGCCGAGGGGCACGATGTCACCGTCGTTCCCACCGAGGCCGCGCTGCGCTTCGTCGGCGCGCCGACCTGGGAGGCGCTGTCCGGTCATCCGGTCAGCACCGACGTCTTCACCGAGGTCGATTCGGTCCGCCACGTGTCGCTCGGCCGCCGGGCCGACCTGGTGATCGTCGCCCCCGCCACCGCCGACCTGCTGGCCAGGGCTGCGGCCGGTCGGGCCGACGATCTCCTCACCGGTTGTCTGTTGACCGCCACCTGTCCGGTGATCTTCGCCCCGGCCATGCACACCGAGATGTGGCGGCACCCGGCCACCCAGCACAACGTCAGCACGCTGCGCCATCGTGGCGCCGTCGTCGTCGATCCCGCCTCCGGCCGGTTGACCGGCGCGGACAGTGGTCCCGGGCGGCTGCCTGAGCCGGAAGAGCTCGCGACCATTGCTCGTACGGTGTTGGCCGGCCCGGCGATCGCTGCCGCCGCGGCGCGCCGGGATCTGGCCGGGCTGCGGATCGTGATCAGCGCCGGCGGCACCCACGAGCCGCTCGACCCGGTGCGCTTCATCGGCAACGCGTCCTCGGGGCGGATGGGCTGGGCGCTGGCCCGGGCCGCGGTGCTGCGTGGAGCCGACGTCGCATTGGTCGCGGCCAACGTGACATTGCCCGATCCGGCCGGCACCGAGGTACGGACCGCGACCACCACCCGCGAGCTGGAGGAGCAGGTCGGCAAGGCCGCCGACGGTGCCGACATCGTCGTGATGGCGGCGGCACCGGCCGACTTCCGACCGGCCAGC belongs to Microlunatus elymi and includes:
- the rpoZ gene encoding DNA-directed RNA polymerase subunit omega, which encodes MTENQTAFQGINNPPIDELLTKADSKYRLVLFAAKRARQINAYYSQLGEGLLEHVGPLVETGVQEKPLSIALREVNAGVLNCIEGEEGDTDGEQPSLSAVEDGLSVDEVPTPTFDDTPPSA
- the coaBC gene encoding bifunctional phosphopantothenoylcysteine decarboxylase/phosphopantothenate--cysteine ligase CoaBC — its product is MSRILLGVSGGIAAYKAAELLRRLKESGDQAEGHDVTVVPTEAALRFVGAPTWEALSGHPVSTDVFTEVDSVRHVSLGRRADLVIVAPATADLLARAAAGRADDLLTGCLLTATCPVIFAPAMHTEMWRHPATQHNVSTLRHRGAVVVDPASGRLTGADSGPGRLPEPEELATIARTVLAGPAIAAAAARRDLAGLRIVISAGGTHEPLDPVRFIGNASSGRMGWALARAAVLRGADVALVAANVTLPDPAGTEVRTATTTRELEEQVGKAADGADIVVMAAAPADFRPASEQPSKIKKSSSADADQGLELSLVQNPDILAGLVRARTDQRQVLVGFAAETADTPEQLISLGRDKLARKGCDLLVLNAVGHGRVFGRADSEIRIIGGSADESETPPALAGSKELLAHHILDAALQVRSER